In a genomic window of Jaculus jaculus isolate mJacJac1 chromosome 8, mJacJac1.mat.Y.cur, whole genome shotgun sequence:
- the Emilin3 gene encoding EMILIN-3, with product MGRRRLQVWLCAVAALLSGAQAKGTPLLARPAPPGASRYGLYTTGWRPRLRPGPHKALCAYVVHRNVTCILQEGAETYVKAEYRQCGWGPKCPGTVTYRSLLRPRYKVGYKTVTDLAWRCCPGLTGDGCPEHLTDHGSTLSQQEPEPHIPLGQLGPGPRHPPYSREVPSPHGRKGPGLFGERLERLEGDVQRLAQAYGTLSGLVASHEDPNRITSDPRVPAAPVGFGVISEGLGEPEGRASAPLTPALGEILNKVTEVSNTLQTKAQLLDEVRGLALSHEAHLQRLRETPPSPLTSLARLEEYVDQRLRRLWGSLLDGFEQKLQGVQSECGLRVQEVRRQCEEGQATSQRLHQSLDGRELALRRELSQLGTRLQGLSMAGGSGCCSRLALISARVDSLERNLQAVSEARGSPGSPATNELARLSAAMLQGGVDGLLEGLETINGTENGARGCCLRMGLRGWGVGGFGSTLEERVQNLEERLATLAGDLSHPSATPGRSAQPLVQTELAVLEQRLVSLEASCTPSTTSAVLDNLVAEVKTWQSRSEALLHQVAGHAALLQQLNGTMAEVQGQLAEGTGSSLRGEITLLKVNLNSVSKSLTGLSDSVSQYSDAFLAANTSLDERERKVEAEVHAIQEQVSSQGSRLQAGRRQVLNLRGELEQLKTGVADVAGGLNRCRDTAQQLQHAVGRFDQRVAQVESTCERLGRLATRLDGLPIEQLRSREGLWGYVDQLNRTLAQHTQDIARLQDDLLDCRAQLAEVRPRRAN from the exons ATGGGCCGCCGCCGCCTGCAGGTCTGGCTGTGCGCCGTCGCCGCGCTGCTCTCGGGGGCGCAGGCCAAAGGGACCCCACTGCTCGCGCGGCCCGCGCCCCCGGGGGCCTCCCGCTACGGCCTCTACACCACCGGATGGCGCCCCCGGCTGCGCCCCGGGCCACACAA GGCCCTCTGTGCTTACGTGGTACACAGGAACGTGACTTGCATCCTGCAAGAGGGAGCAGAGACCTACGTAAAGGCTGAGTACCGGCAATGTGGTTGGGGACCCAAGTGTCCCGGGACAGTCAC CTACCGCTCCCTGCTCAGACCCAGGTACAAGGTTGGCTACAAGACAGTGACAGACCTTGCCTGGCGCTGCTGCCCTGGTCTCACTGGAGACGGCTGTCCCGAACATCTCACAGACCATGGATCCACCCTGTCCCAGCAAGAGCCTGAGCCCCACATTCCCTTGGGGCAGCTGGGTCCAGGCCCCAGACACCCTCCTTACAGCAGAGAGGTCCCCAGTCCCCATG GAAGAAAAGGCCCAGGGTTGTTTGGTGAGCGCCTGGAACGGCTGGAGGGTGATGTTCAGCGCCTGGCACAAGCATACGGTACTCTGAGTGGCCTGGTGGCCAGCCACGAGGATCCCAACAGGATCACTAGTGACCCCAGGGTTCCTGCTGCCCCCGTGGGCTTTGGGGTTATCTCCGAGGGGCTTGGGGAGCCAGAGGGCAGAGCCAGTGCGCCACTCACTCCTGCCCTGGGAGAGATCCTAAACAAGGTGACAGAGGTGAGCAACACACTGCAGACCAAGGCGCAGCTGCTCGACGAGGTGCGCGGCTTGGCCCTGAGTCACGAGGCGCACCTGCAGCGGCTCCGCGAGACGCCGCCCTCCCCGCTGACCTCCCTGGCCCGGCTGGAGGAGTACGTGGACCAGCGGCTGCGGCGCCTCTGGGGGAGCCTGCTGGATGGCTTTGAGCAGAAGCTGCAGGGCGTGCAGAGCGAGTGTGGCCTGCGCGTGCAGGAGGTGAGGCGGCAGTGTGAAGAGGGCCAGGCGACGAGCCAGAGGTTGCACCAGAGCCTTGACGGCCGGGAGCTGGCCCTGCGTCGGGAGCTCTCCCAGCTGGGCACTCGGCTGCAAGGCTTGAGCATGGCTGGCGGGAGTGGCTGCTGCAGCCGGCTGGCTCTGATCAGTGCCCGTGTGGACAGCCTCGAGAGGAACCTGCAGGCTGTCTCTGAGGCCCGAGGCAGCCCTGGCAGCCCGGCCACAAATGAGCTGGCGCGGCTCTCTGCTGCCATGCTCCAGGGGGGTGTGGATGGGCTGCTTGAGGGCCTGGAGACCATCAATGGGACAGAGAACGGAGCAAGGGGCTGCTGTCTGAGGATGGGGCTGCGGGGCTGGGGTGTGGGTGGCTTTGGGTCCACACTGGAAGAGCGAGTGCAGAACCTAGAGGAGCGACTGGCCACACTGGCGGGGGACTTGAGCCACCCTAGCGCCACCCCGGGCAGGTCAGCGCAGCCTCTCGTGCAGACAGAGCTGGCTGTGTTAGAACAACGGCTGGTCTCCCTGGAGGCCTCGTGCACCCCCAGTACCACCTCAGCCGTCCTGGACAACCTCGTGGCAGAGGTAAAAACGTGGCAGAGCCGGAGCGAGGCCCTCCTACACCAGGTGGCCGGCCACGCAGCTCTGCTCCAGCAGCTCAATGGCACCATGGCTGAAGTCCAAGGGCAGCTGGCGGAGGGAACGGGCAGCTCGCTGCGCGGCGAGATCACTTTGTTGAAAGTGAACCTGAACTCGGTGAGCAAGTCGCTCACGGGCCTCAGCGACTCGGTCAGCCAGTACTCGGATGCCTTCTTGGCTGCCAACACATCCCTGGATGAGCGAGAGCGCAAGGTGGAGGCGGAAGTCCACGCCATCCAGGAGCAGGTCAGCAGTCAAGGCTCAAGGCTTCAGGCCGGccgcaggcaagtgctgaacctgCGTGGGGAGCTAGAGCAACTCAAGACGGGTGTGGCCGACGTGGCTGGGGGGCTGAACCGATGCAGGGACACGGCCCAGCAACTGCAGCATGCAGTGGGCCGCTTTGACCAGCGGGTGGCACAAGTGGAGAGCACGTGTGAGAGACTGGGCCGGCTGGCTACCCGCCTGGACGGTTTGCCCATTGAACAGCTCAGGTCCAGGGAGGGCCTGTGGGGTTACGTGGACCAGCTGAACCGGACGCTGGCCCAGCACACTCAGGACATTGCCCGACTCCAAGATGACCTGCTGGACTGCCGGGCCCAGCTGGCCGAGGTGAGGCCAAGGCGAGCTAACTAG